One region of Flavobacterium pisciphilum genomic DNA includes:
- a CDS encoding DUF1772 domain-containing protein, translating to MEPFIIDTKTIVLLLTTLLTGLLAGIFFTWTNAVTPGIGHLDDINYLRAFQNMNRSIVNPLFLIVFLGPVLLSFVTVYLYKSNHHYILWLLLLAAIIYLIGVFLITIMGNIPLNSLLDKTDLTNITLEDAKSLRDQFEVKWNFLHLIRTITATLSFLLLIIVCLFKNCSF from the coding sequence ATGGAACCATTTATTATCGATACAAAAACTATAGTACTACTACTTACTACATTACTAACAGGTCTTTTGGCTGGAATCTTTTTTACTTGGACAAATGCCGTAACTCCAGGTATCGGACATCTTGATGATATTAATTATCTGAGGGCTTTCCAGAATATGAATCGAAGCATTGTAAACCCACTATTCTTAATTGTTTTTTTAGGGCCTGTATTACTATCGTTTGTTACAGTTTACCTTTATAAATCAAATCATCATTATATTTTATGGCTGCTATTATTAGCTGCAATCATTTATTTAATTGGCGTTTTTTTGATAACAATTATGGGGAACATTCCACTTAATAGCCTTTTAGACAAAACCGATTTAACCAATATAACATTAGAGGATGCTAAAAGTTTAAGAGATCAATTTGAAGTAAAATGGAACTTCCTGCACTTGATACGAACCATAACTGCAACGCTATCTTTTTTATTATTAATTATTGTGTGCTTGTTTAAAAACTGCTCTTTTTAG
- a CDS encoding DUF5367 family protein — MIIVTTALLLDALITAPFAIIPNHGSYHRFFTSKLLWILVAENLTIVYFYWKLKIKSHTYRSY; from the coding sequence TTGATTATAGTCACGACTGCTTTACTACTTGATGCATTAATAACAGCCCCTTTTGCCATAATTCCAAATCATGGCAGTTACCATCGTTTTTTTACTAGTAAATTACTCTGGATTCTTGTTGCAGAGAATCTTACGATTGTATACTTTTATTGGAAATTAAAAATTAAATCACATACATATCGTTCGTATTAA
- a CDS encoding aspartate/glutamate racemase family protein, translating to MQTLGLIGGISWVSTVDYYKLINEGINEKLGGLNFSQCIIYSFNYEDIKKNNDANDWEKTFQMLYTACNHLKSSGATAIVLCANTMHHIADRLEKEIGIPLIHIATVTASAIEKTGLKKVGLLGTKFTMELDFFKSKLTDKGIETLIPNDEDRDFVHMTVFEELGRGIVTEETKKRYLIIIEELIKKGAEGIILGCTEIPLVIKPGDVSVPTFDTLLLHSKAAVEFSLKE from the coding sequence ATGCAAACATTAGGTCTTATTGGAGGAATTAGTTGGGTGTCTACAGTCGATTATTACAAACTAATCAACGAAGGAATAAATGAGAAACTAGGAGGATTAAACTTCTCTCAGTGTATTATTTATTCTTTTAATTATGAAGATATTAAAAAGAATAATGATGCCAATGATTGGGAAAAAACCTTTCAAATGCTTTATACTGCCTGTAATCATCTAAAATCTTCTGGAGCAACAGCAATTGTATTATGCGCCAACACTATGCATCACATTGCCGACCGACTCGAGAAAGAAATAGGAATTCCGCTTATTCATATCGCTACAGTAACCGCATCAGCGATTGAAAAAACAGGATTGAAAAAAGTAGGTTTGCTAGGAACAAAATTTACAATGGAACTTGACTTTTTTAAATCTAAACTTACCGATAAAGGAATAGAAACCCTAATCCCAAATGACGAAGACAGAGATTTTGTACACATGACTGTTTTTGAGGAATTAGGAAGAGGAATAGTGACTGAAGAAACAAAGAAGAGATATCTAATCATAATAGAGGAATTAATAAAAAAAGGAGCCGAAGGAATTATTCTTGGTTGTACAGAAATCCCATTGGTGATAAAACCTGGAGATGTCTCAGTTCCTACATTTGATACCTTATTATTGCATTCAAAAGCGGCAGTAGAGTTTTCATTAAAAGAATAA
- a CDS encoding DUF3667 domain-containing protein, with protein MNVICKNCKQHFKGHYCSNCGQPAETHKLDFHFLMHDIQHGLMHFDKGVLYSARQLFTRPGDSIRDFIEGKRIKHFKPISLVVILATLYGFLYHYFHINPIIDTSGDETDAVFNFKNVNEWMATHFSWLTLATIPLYTLGTYIAFKKQGYNYIEYFILNTFKASQRLFAHLALFPLLYYFNGTPHIKTVIGSLYVLDVILIYWTNMQFFNKLTKTKAFLLSVLSHFIFLISFFIILVIIALILDN; from the coding sequence ATGAATGTAATCTGTAAAAACTGTAAACAACATTTTAAAGGGCATTATTGCAGTAACTGCGGGCAACCTGCAGAAACCCATAAACTCGATTTTCATTTTCTTATGCATGACATCCAACATGGGTTAATGCATTTTGACAAAGGAGTACTATATTCTGCCAGACAATTATTTACACGACCTGGAGACAGCATAAGAGATTTTATAGAAGGAAAACGAATTAAACATTTTAAACCCATCTCATTGGTTGTTATACTAGCTACTCTTTATGGATTTCTTTATCATTATTTTCACATAAACCCAATAATAGATACATCTGGAGACGAAACAGATGCAGTGTTTAACTTTAAAAATGTTAATGAGTGGATGGCTACTCATTTTTCATGGCTAACACTGGCAACTATACCACTCTATACTTTAGGAACCTATATTGCTTTCAAGAAACAAGGATATAATTATATCGAATATTTTATACTCAATACCTTCAAAGCATCGCAACGACTTTTTGCTCATCTGGCATTGTTTCCGCTACTCTATTATTTTAACGGAACCCCACATATAAAAACGGTCATTGGATCTCTTTACGTTTTAGATGTCATATTAATATATTGGACAAACATGCAGTTTTTCAATAAATTGACCAAAACCAAAGCCTTTTTATTATCTGTATTGAGTCACTTCATTTTCCTAATTAGTTTTTTCATAATTTTAGTCATTATTGCATTAATTCTAGACAATTAA
- a CDS encoding CocE/NonD family hydrolase: MKVFLNFIFIFLIVHNTTGQQTNNTKIENSKALYDIQDDVLIKTKDGALISAIVVRKKGITTPQPVILQFTIYVRNRDIKSLKEAVDNGYIGVMAYSRGKRFSPDEIAPYEHDGKDAYDVIDWISKQSWCNGKVGMYGGSYNGLTQWASTKKLHPALKTIVPYVANRAGMGLPMENSIFINPNYEWTFYVTNNKTLDTIVGNDRKRFRTMQDKWWNSGVAYRKIDSIDGTPNKYLQRWLLHPGYDKYWQDMVPYKEEFAQVNIPVLSFDGYYNDSQISSLYYLREHVKYNKNAEHYLIIGPYGHFGAQTGGDPILNEYKVDSIAIINTKKITYEWFNYILKGAPKPAILKDKINYEVMSANEWKHSPSLEKMSNASLKLYLTDTKSKDKYSLSNKKPTKSGYLSQEVNFADRQISNNDYYPDPIIRKELDTINGYFFISEPFKEAISVNGSFEGEIKASINKKDMDIGVVLYEVLPNGEYFHLSYFLGRASYAKDITTRNLLVPNKIESIPFTNTRLVSKQLSKGSRLLVVINVNKNAYSQLNYGTGKDVSDETIKDAKEPLKIKWYNDSFVKIPIWKN, translated from the coding sequence ATGAAAGTATTTCTGAATTTTATTTTTATTTTTCTAATCGTCCACAATACAACTGGACAACAAACAAATAACACAAAAATAGAGAACTCTAAAGCGCTTTATGACATTCAAGATGATGTTCTGATAAAAACCAAAGATGGAGCGTTAATTTCGGCCATTGTAGTTCGCAAGAAAGGAATAACTACACCTCAACCCGTTATTTTGCAATTTACAATTTACGTTCGTAATCGAGATATCAAAAGTTTAAAAGAAGCTGTAGATAATGGTTACATTGGAGTGATGGCCTATTCAAGAGGAAAAAGATTCAGTCCTGATGAAATAGCTCCTTATGAACACGATGGTAAAGATGCTTACGATGTTATCGATTGGATAAGCAAGCAATCATGGTGTAATGGGAAAGTAGGAATGTATGGTGGTAGCTACAATGGACTTACACAATGGGCATCAACAAAAAAACTACATCCTGCACTTAAAACAATTGTCCCCTATGTTGCCAACAGAGCTGGAATGGGGTTACCAATGGAAAATAGCATATTTATAAATCCAAATTACGAATGGACCTTTTATGTAACCAATAATAAAACATTAGATACCATTGTTGGGAATGACAGAAAACGTTTCCGAACAATGCAAGACAAATGGTGGAACTCAGGTGTTGCTTACCGCAAAATTGACAGCATCGATGGGACACCAAATAAATACCTACAAAGATGGTTGTTGCACCCTGGATATGATAAATACTGGCAAGACATGGTTCCATACAAAGAGGAATTTGCTCAAGTAAATATCCCTGTTCTCTCTTTTGATGGATATTATAATGATTCCCAAATATCTAGTTTGTATTATTTAAGAGAACACGTTAAATACAATAAAAATGCGGAACATTATTTAATCATTGGACCATACGGGCACTTTGGTGCTCAAACAGGTGGAGATCCAATTTTAAACGAATACAAAGTCGATTCAATTGCCATAATTAATACTAAAAAAATCACTTACGAATGGTTTAATTATATTCTTAAAGGTGCTCCCAAACCTGCCATTTTAAAAGATAAAATAAATTATGAAGTAATGAGTGCTAATGAATGGAAACACTCCCCTTCATTGGAGAAAATGAGCAATGCTTCTCTAAAATTATATTTGACCGATACAAAATCGAAAGACAAATATTCATTATCAAATAAAAAACCAACCAAATCTGGGTATTTATCTCAAGAAGTGAATTTTGCCGACAGACAAATTAGCAATAACGATTATTATCCCGATCCAATAATCCGCAAAGAATTGGATACTATCAATGGGTATTTTTTTATAAGCGAACCATTTAAAGAGGCTATATCTGTTAACGGTTCTTTTGAAGGAGAAATTAAGGCTAGCATCAATAAAAAAGACATGGATATTGGTGTCGTGTTATATGAAGTTTTGCCTAATGGCGAATACTTCCACTTGTCCTATTTTTTAGGTAGAGCTAGCTATGCAAAAGATATAACAACTCGAAATCTTCTAGTTCCAAATAAAATAGAATCTATACCTTTTACAAATACAAGGTTAGTAAGCAAACAATTAAGTAAAGGAAGCCGCTTGCTAGTTGTCATAAATGTAAATAAAAATGCTTACTCTCAATTAAATTATGGGACTGGCAAAGATGTGAGTGACGAAACCATCAAAGATGCTAAAGAGCCTTTGAAAATAAAATGGTATAATGACAGTTTTGTTAAGATTCCAATCTGGAAAAATTAA
- a CDS encoding methyltransferase domain-containing protein, whose protein sequence is MAWNPEKYNEFKTLRYKPFFDLAAHILDKPNINVIDLGCGTGELTNMLSERLTNPTVKGIDSSEEMLEKAKEFSSIQFEQKTIEEQINTGEKWDLIFANASIQWVDNHELLFPKIIALLNPDGQLAIQMPCQNENLLNQIVIDLVQEEPYRTALNNWKRLSPVLTMDDYAQILFENGGTDIIIYQKVYPMIAKSHDELYEFISGSTLVPYFERFEESIKNQFIKEFKNRIEKRFSKTPSLYAFKRILLYARF, encoded by the coding sequence ATGGCATGGAATCCTGAAAAATATAACGAATTTAAAACTCTTCGATACAAACCTTTCTTTGATTTGGCTGCCCATATTTTGGACAAACCAAATATCAACGTTATTGATTTAGGTTGTGGAACTGGTGAGTTAACAAATATGCTATCTGAGAGACTTACCAATCCTACTGTAAAAGGTATCGACTCTTCAGAAGAAATGCTGGAAAAAGCCAAAGAATTCTCTTCAATACAGTTTGAACAAAAAACAATCGAAGAACAAATTAATACCGGAGAAAAATGGGATTTAATTTTTGCTAATGCTTCCATTCAATGGGTCGATAATCATGAACTCTTATTCCCTAAAATTATAGCACTATTAAATCCAGACGGACAACTTGCCATTCAGATGCCATGTCAGAATGAAAATTTACTCAACCAAATTGTAATCGACTTAGTGCAAGAAGAACCATATCGAACTGCTCTTAATAATTGGAAACGACTATCTCCTGTGCTTACAATGGATGATTATGCGCAGATTTTATTCGAAAATGGAGGAACAGACATCATTATCTACCAAAAGGTATATCCTATGATAGCCAAATCACATGACGAATTATATGAGTTTATCTCAGGCTCAACATTAGTTCCTTATTTTGAGAGATTCGAAGAGTCAATTAAAAATCAATTCATCAAAGAATTTAAAAATAGAATCGAAAAAAGGTTTAGCAAAACACCTTCATTATATGCATTTAAAAGAATCCTTTTGTATGCACGATTCTAA
- a CDS encoding SRPBCC family protein yields MNSNPKSVEAQMLIRKPAAIVFNAFIDPSITKHFWFTKGSDKLVVGKNIIWEWEMYNVSSTVFVKEIIENEKISIEWNDPKTTVDFEFKKISEDTTYVVIKNYGFNKEGDELLNSIKDSTGGFTTVLDGLKAYLEHNINLNLIADKFPKEAFNK; encoded by the coding sequence ATGAATAGCAATCCAAAATCTGTTGAAGCTCAAATGCTAATCAGAAAACCCGCAGCAATTGTTTTTAATGCCTTTATAGATCCTAGTATCACCAAGCACTTTTGGTTTACAAAAGGAAGTGACAAACTAGTTGTTGGTAAAAACATAATATGGGAATGGGAGATGTATAATGTATCCTCCACTGTTTTTGTAAAAGAAATTATCGAAAACGAAAAAATTTCTATCGAATGGAATGACCCCAAAACAACTGTCGATTTTGAATTCAAAAAAATAAGTGAGGACACCACTTATGTCGTTATTAAAAACTATGGTTTTAATAAAGAAGGTGACGAACTCTTAAACAGTATAAAAGATTCTACTGGAGGATTTACTACTGTGCTCGATGGATTAAAAGCCTATTTAGAACACAATATCAACCTAAACCTTATAGCAGATAAATTTCCAAAAGAAGCTTTTAACAAATAA
- a CDS encoding class I SAM-dependent methyltransferase encodes MSLENNYIEVNKQSWNSRVESHLKSEFYDIEGFLKGNTSLNSIELELLGDVKGKSILHLQCHFGQDTISLARLGANVTGVDLSDKAIDSANNLAKEANVEASFICCDIYDLPNHLNKKYDIVFTSYGAIPWLPDLDRWAKLISTFLNPNGKLVFAEFHPVVWMFDDNFEKVTYNYFNSEAIIETQEGTYADRDAPIQLEYVCWNHGMSEVVNSLIKNGLELNSLNEFDYSPYDCFNNTVEFEPKKYRIKQLDNKIPMVYSILATKK; translated from the coding sequence ATGAGTCTAGAAAATAATTATATCGAAGTAAACAAACAATCTTGGAACAGCCGAGTAGAGTCGCATCTTAAATCTGAATTCTATGATATAGAAGGTTTTCTAAAAGGAAATACTTCCCTAAATAGTATCGAATTAGAGCTACTTGGAGATGTAAAAGGAAAATCAATTTTACATTTGCAATGTCATTTTGGTCAAGATACCATATCTCTAGCTAGACTTGGCGCAAATGTTACTGGAGTCGATTTGTCTGATAAAGCAATTGATAGTGCAAATAATCTAGCAAAAGAAGCAAATGTAGAAGCTTCATTTATATGTTGTGATATCTATGATTTACCAAATCATCTAAATAAAAAATATGATATTGTATTTACAAGTTACGGAGCGATTCCATGGCTACCAGACTTAGATAGATGGGCTAAATTAATTTCGACTTTTCTTAATCCAAATGGTAAATTAGTCTTTGCCGAATTTCATCCTGTTGTTTGGATGTTTGATGATAATTTTGAGAAAGTAACCTATAATTATTTCAATTCAGAGGCAATAATAGAAACTCAAGAAGGGACATACGCTGATAGAGATGCTCCAATACAATTAGAATATGTATGTTGGAACCATGGCATGAGCGAAGTTGTGAACAGCTTAATTAAAAACGGGCTTGAACTAAATTCTCTTAATGAATTTGATTACTCCCCTTATGATTGTTTCAATAATACAGTTGAATTTGAGCCAAAGAAATATAGAATAAAACAACTCGATAATAAAATTCCAATGGTTTATTCAATACTGGCTACAAAAAAATAG
- a CDS encoding DUF3995 domain-containing protein: MQTTIGLLLFLIFLFLSIIHVYWGLGGKWGNDAAIPTNENNEKVINPKLKECMVVAIVLLLFCLLVLKKSEMILFNIPSWLQEYGLLSISILFIVRAIGDFKYVGFFKKIKTTKFAQMDTKYFSPLCLLIAILGITLTTIT; encoded by the coding sequence ATGCAAACAACAATTGGACTTCTTTTATTCTTGATCTTTTTATTTTTGTCTATAATTCATGTCTATTGGGGATTAGGTGGAAAATGGGGAAACGATGCTGCTATTCCAACAAATGAAAACAATGAAAAAGTAATTAATCCAAAACTAAAAGAATGCATGGTTGTTGCCATTGTGCTCCTGTTATTTTGCTTATTGGTCTTAAAGAAATCAGAAATGATACTCTTTAACATACCTAGTTGGTTACAAGAATATGGTCTTTTAAGTATTTCAATACTATTCATCGTCAGAGCTATTGGAGACTTTAAATATGTGGGCTTTTTCAAAAAAATTAAAACAACAAAATTTGCACAAATGGACACAAAATATTTCTCTCCATTGTGTTTACTAATTGCAATTTTAGGAATAACATTAACAACAATAACATAA
- a CDS encoding GyrI-like domain-containing protein: MEQITIDTFFIIGLSVRTTNENGQSGTDIPALWNKFMTENTIENIPNKIDNSIYCIYTEYEKDYTKPYTTILGCKVSTLDNIPNGMIGKTIEKETYNQYIAEGNLSEGVVFQKWTEIWNSDLNRKYTADFEIYGENASNPENAIVPIFIAI, encoded by the coding sequence ATGGAACAAATTACTATCGATACTTTTTTTATTATAGGATTATCAGTGAGAACTACAAATGAAAACGGACAATCTGGAACTGATATTCCAGCACTTTGGAATAAATTCATGACTGAAAATACAATCGAAAACATTCCTAATAAAATTGATAATTCTATTTATTGTATCTATACCGAATACGAGAAAGATTACACAAAACCATATACCACAATTTTGGGATGTAAAGTTTCAACTTTAGACAATATCCCAAATGGAATGATTGGTAAAACAATCGAGAAAGAAACGTATAACCAATATATTGCGGAAGGGAATTTATCCGAAGGTGTAGTATTTCAGAAATGGACAGAAATATGGAATTCTGACCTCAATAGAAAATATACTGCTGATTTTGAAATATACGGAGAAAATGCATCCAATCCAGAAAATGCAATAGTTCCTATTTTTATAGCTATTTAA